GATTGGATTGTCCTTGTATGTTTGAATCTTCCTTTATTAGTTTCGGTTGTTTCCGAGGAAACGGAGGAGATAAAGGAAGAGGTTGATAAAGTCAAGATAAAGACTCAATGAACCAAGAAGTGCAACCTTCTGTGCTCCCTCGCCGGCATCTGGTGCCATTCGCAAGTTTTGTTTAATCTTCTGTGCATCCCAAGCGGTAAGACCTGTGAAGACAAGAACACCGATGCCACTGACGATTAAGTCGAACATACTACTCTTTAAGAAGATGTTTACCAATCCTGCGATGATAAGACCAATCAGTGCCATAAAGAGTATACCGCCCATCTTGGTTAAATCCTTCTTTGTTGTAGAACCTATCAAAGCCATAGCTCCGAAAGTTCCTGCTGTAATAAAGAAGGTCTTGGCGATGGCTGCTGAAGAAAAGGCAGCGAAAATCCAACCTAATGTCAGTCCGTTGATAGCAGCAAAGGCAATGAACCATATCGTCGCAGCAACGAGTGACAGTCTATCAATGCGTGAAGAAAGGTACCATACAATACCTACTTCAACCAAACCTGCCACAAGTAACGGACCGCGTCCCATATAGAGGAGTTGGATGAGGGCAGGAGAATTGCCAGCACCATAGGCAATAACGCCAGTGATAGCAAGTGCCATAGCCATCCATACATATACCTTACGCATGAGTGATGGAAATACACGTGACATTTCTAAGTCGCGCTCTTGGCTACTTGTCACGTTTGTGAAATTGTCAAAATTCATATTCATAATCTTTCTTTGTTTATTATCTGTTCTCTATTGCCACCTTATTTTTGGCTCTGTGGCATAACTGTTTTATATTTGTTTGTTATGCAAATGCTATGCCATTTAATTGCAAATATAAAGGAAAGATTGGACACTGACAAATATAAAGTTGGTTTTTGATTAATTTTATAATATTTGATTGGAGATAAAC
The Prevotella melaninogenica DNA segment above includes these coding regions:
- a CDS encoding Bax inhibitor-1/YccA family protein, whose product is MNMNFDNFTNVTSSQERDLEMSRVFPSLMRKVYVWMAMALAITGVIAYGAGNSPALIQLLYMGRGPLLVAGLVEVGIVWYLSSRIDRLSLVAATIWFIAFAAINGLTLGWIFAAFSSAAIAKTFFITAGTFGAMALIGSTTKKDLTKMGGILFMALIGLIIAGLVNIFLKSSMFDLIVSGIGVLVFTGLTAWDAQKIKQNLRMAPDAGEGAQKVALLGSLSLYLDFINLFLYLLRFLGNNRN